Proteins co-encoded in one Lasioglossum baleicum chromosome 14, iyLasBale1, whole genome shotgun sequence genomic window:
- the Rae1 gene encoding ribonucleic acid export 1 yields the protein MFNQSSGLRTGTTNTSNPMQDFEVVSPPDDSVSSLAFSPASIPQNFLVAGSWDCNVRCWEVEQSGKTVPKSMQSMSEPILDVCWSDDGTKVFMASCDKTAKCWDLASNQSIQVAAHDAPIKDCYWIKASTYSCLMTGSWDKTLRFWDLRSPKPAMTINLVERCYCADVDYPMAVVGTAGRGLIVYQLEGTPREYKTVELNLKYQYRCVAIFRDKKKAPTGFAIGSTEGRVAIHHLNLSAKENFTFKCHRVNGAPNGYQDIYAVNDIAFHPVHGTVATVGADGTFGFWDKDSRTKLKSSDPMEQPITRCCFNHNGQIFAYAVSYDWSKGHEYYNPAKKNSIFLRPCFEELKAKATP from the exons ATGTTCAACCAAAGTAGTGGATTGCGAACCGGCACAACAAATACCTCCAATCCAATGCAGGACTTTGAGGTTGTGTCTCCTCCTGACGATTCCGTGTCCAGTCTCGCGTTTAGTCCTGCTTCTATTCCACAAAACTTTTTGGTAGCCGGCTCGTGGGATTGCAATGTCCGTTGCTGGGAGGTCGAACAATCCGGTAAGACGGTTCCTAAATCGATGCAATCCATGTCCGAGCCTATACTCGACGTTTGTTGGAGCGAC GATGGAACGAAGGTATTCATGGCATCTTGCGATAAAACAGCAAAATGTTGGGACTTGGCATCAAATCAGAGTATACAGGTTGCTGCGCACGACGCACCCATCAAAGATTGCTATTGGATCAAAGCTAGTACATATTCGTGCCTTATGACAGGTTCCTGGGATAAAACGTTAAGA ttttggGACCTGAGGAGTCCAAAGCCAGCAATGACTATCAACTTGGTTGAAAGATGTTATTGCGCAGATGTT GATTATCCAATGGCAGTGGTAGGAACTGCAGGACGTGGACTAATTGTTTACCAATTGGAAGGCACTCCGAGAGAATACAAAACAGTAGAATTAAATCTAAAGTATCAATATAGATGCGTTGCGATTTTTAGAGACAAAAAGAAAGCTCCTACTGGTTTCGCGATAGGTAGTACGGAAGGTCGAGTCGCGATACATCACTTGAATTTAAGCGCAAAagagaatttcactttcaagtGTCATAGAGTAAATGGGGCACCCAACGGATATCAAGATATTTATGCG GTTAACGATATCGCGTTTCATCCAGTTCACGGCACTGTTGCCACTGTTGGAGCTGACGGTACTTTTGGATTTTGGGACAAAGACTCGCGAACTAAATTGAAATCCTCCGATCCTATGGAACAGCCTATTACCAGATGTTGCTTCAATCACAATGGTCAAATATTTGCATACGCTGTATCCTATGATTGGTCCAAG GGTCACGAGTACTATAATCCAGCGAAGAAAAACTCCATATTCCTTAGACCGTGCTTCGAAGAACTAAAAGCTAAAGCTACACCGTAA
- the Pmvk gene encoding phosphomevalonate kinase isoform X2: MAAEDVLRKPCSINLKNSLNPRVILLFSGKRKSGKDFITNILQERIGSDSVILRLSGPIKSHWAISLNLDIDGLLGDGKYKESYRLEMAKWGEDIRKQDYGYFCRAAIDMYNAYDKSIWIVSDVRRKTDIQWFVQNFQGICKTIRIISDDVIRKKRGWTFVTDNQAGRSHKCACGLVVFPWTQSWHMMSLPQSGISCPD, translated from the exons atggcggccgaagaTGTTCTACGTAAGCCCTGTTCAATAAAtcttaaaaattctttaaatcCGCGAGTAATTTTGTTATTTAGTGGTAAAAGAAAGTCTGGAAAGGattttattacaaatatattACAGGAAAG GATTGGATCCGATAGTGTTATCCTTAGGTTATCAGGACCAATCAAATCTCATTGGGCTATATCCTTGAATCTTGATATCGATGGCCTATTGGGAGatggaaaatataaagaaaGTTATCGTCTTGAAATGGCCAAATGGGGAGAAGACATTAGAAAGCAAGATTATGGCTATTTTTGTCGTGCAGCCATAGATATGTATAATG CATACGACAAATCAATATGGATAGTGAGCGATGTAAGAAGGAAAACCGATATTCAATGGTTCGTGCAAAATTTTCAAGGTATATGTAAAACAATTCGTATCATATCGGATGATGTTATCAGAAAAAAACGTGGCTGGACTTTTGTGACAG acaaccaagcgggtcgaagccacaaatgcgcgtgtgggctcgtagtgttcccctggacacaatcttggcacatgatgtcgttgccacaatccgggatatcgtgcccagattaa
- the Pmvk gene encoding phosphomevalonate kinase isoform X1 produces the protein MAAEDVLRKPCSINLKNSLNPRVILLFSGKRKSGKDFITNILQERIGSDSVILRLSGPIKSHWAISLNLDIDGLLGDGKYKESYRLEMAKWGEDIRKQDYGYFCRAAIDMYNAYDKSIWIVSDVRRKTDIQWFVQNFQGICKTIRIISDDVIRKKRGWTFVTGIDDSETECNLDDLNTWDLEVTNNDDNLEFIVQQVLRLIS, from the exons atggcggccgaagaTGTTCTACGTAAGCCCTGTTCAATAAAtcttaaaaattctttaaatcCGCGAGTAATTTTGTTATTTAGTGGTAAAAGAAAGTCTGGAAAGGattttattacaaatatattACAGGAAAG GATTGGATCCGATAGTGTTATCCTTAGGTTATCAGGACCAATCAAATCTCATTGGGCTATATCCTTGAATCTTGATATCGATGGCCTATTGGGAGatggaaaatataaagaaaGTTATCGTCTTGAAATGGCCAAATGGGGAGAAGACATTAGAAAGCAAGATTATGGCTATTTTTGTCGTGCAGCCATAGATATGTATAATG CATACGACAAATCAATATGGATAGTGAGCGATGTAAGAAGGAAAACCGATATTCAATGGTTCGTGCAAAATTTTCAAGGTATATGTAAAACAATTCGTATCATATCGGATGATGTTATCAGAAAAAAACGTGGCTGGACTTTTGTGACAG GTATCGATGATTCAGAAACTGAATGTAATTTGGATGACTTAAATACATGGGACTTAGAAGTGACAAATAACGATGATAATTTAGAGTTTATAGTACAGCAGGTATTAAGATTAATAAGCTAG
- the Rpl29 gene encoding ribosomal protein L29 has translation MAKSKNHTNHNQNRKAHRNGIKKPKRYRHESTLGMDLKFLRNQRFAKKHNLKPKEQLKRAAKRKELRETKK, from the exons ATGGCGAAATCCAAGAATCATACTAACCACAATCAAA ATCGTAAAGCACATCGGAATGGTATTAAAAAACCAAAACGCTATAGGCATGAGTCTACGCTTGGT ATGGACTTAAAGTTCCTGAGAAATCAACGATTTGCAAAGAAGCACAACTTGAAACCAAAAGAGCAACTAAAGAGAGCAGCAAAACGTAAAGAGCTTCGTGAAACTAAGAAATAA
- the Mfe2 gene encoding peroxisomal multifunctional enzyme type 2 has translation MTRTGELRFDGRVVVVTGAGAGLGRAYALLFASRGASVVVNDLGGGRHGDGRSTKTADMVVEEIKRNGGKAVANYNSVLDGAKIIETAIDSFGRVDVVVNNAGILRDKSFAKMTDTDWDLIQDVHLKGAYKTTQAAWPYFTKQNYGRVIMTSSNSGLYGNFGQSNYSAAKMGLIGLANTLAIEGRKRNIYTNVIIPTAASRLTEDIMPPDFLENLKPELIAPVVVWLCHEKSTENGSIIESALGWAGKCHLVRASGSTLRQSLTKNVTPEDVEQNWTAVTNMSSAKHFDSIEHVTGQFMTAIEEMKSGSSAQDNSLTHTYSTRDTILYALGVGATVQEQSDLRYLYENHENFAVIPTFYVLHGPMFVMSSKIFENGLPGIQLDPTKMLHGEQYFQVYKSVPTEATVQTQFKLLDVLDKGSGAVFVIQHETFDSVSGDKLSTGQMSVFAVGSGGFQGKRTSSNIVPTIEPPNRKPDATVTQQTSYDQAALYRLSGDTNPLHIDANMAMIGGHKRPILHGLCSFGFSVRHVLQTYADGDPSAFKAIKVRFAKPVLPGQTLRTDMWQNGNRIHFQTYITETNVPVLTGAYIDLKEVKIKQLEVNSCSGSESLESDAVFKTIGEYVKTNQEEVKRVNAVFVYHILSKGTQQATWTLDLKKAELYKGEPTSGKADATLTIEDTDMIQMALGKLNPQMAFMRGKLKITGNIMLTQKLRTLMEAAKSKL, from the exons ATGACAAGAACAGGAGAGTTACGTTTCGACGGCCGTGTTGTTGTGGTGACAGGAGCAGGAGCAG GTTTGGGACGAGCATATGCTTTGCTTTTTGCTTCGAGGGGTGCCAGTGTTGTCGTTAATGATTTAGGTGGTGGAAGACATGGCGACGGAAGAAGTACCAAAACTGCAGATATGGTTGTCGAAGAAATCAAAAGAAATG gtGGGAAAGCAGTTGCCAACTATAATTCTGTTCTTGATGGTGCAAAAATCATTGAAACAGCTATCGATTCTTTTGGGCGAGTGGACGTAGTTGTTAATAATGCTGGAATTTTAAGGGACAAATCGTTTGCTAAAATGACAGATACAGATTGGG ATTTAATACAAGATGTTCATTTAAAGGGAGCTTATAAAACTACTCAGGCTGCGTGGCCTTATTTTACTAAACAAAATTATGGTCGTGTGATAATGACATCAAGTAATAGCGGGCTATATGGAAATTTTGGGCAATCAAACTACAGCGCAGCAAAAATGGGCCTTATCGGTTTAGCTAATACATTAGCTATAGAGGGCAGGAAAAGAAACATATATACAAATGTAATAATACCAACTGCTGCTTCTCGTTTAACAGAAGACATTATGCCACCGG ACTTTCTTGAGAATTTAAAACCTGAATTAATAGCCCCGGTAGTAGTCTGGCTATGTCACGAAAAGAGTACAGAAAATGGTTCTATTATTGAGTCTGCGTTAGGATGGGCTGGAAAAT GTCATCTAGTTCGTGCATCGGGATCCACTTTAAGGCAAAGTTTGACCAAAAATGTCACTCCAGAAGATGTTGAACAAAACTGGACAGCTGTTACTAACATGTCATCCGCTAAACATTTCGATAGCATAGAG CATGTAACGGGGCAGTTTATGACTGCGATAGAAGAAATGAAATCTGGAAGTTCAGCACAG GATAATAGCCTGACGCATACTTACAGTACTCGAGACACGATATTATATGCATTGGGAG TCGGTGCTACGGTACAAGAACAGTCCGATTTGCGTTATCTGTACGAGAATCATGAAAACTTTGCTGTAATACCTACATTTTATGTTCTCCATGGTCCAATGTTTGTAATGTCTTctaaaatattcgaaaatggTTTACCTGGAATCCAACTAGACCCAACGAAG ATGCTGCACGGAGAACAATACTTTCAAGTTTATAAATCAGTACCAACAGAAGCTACTGTACAAACACAATTTAAACTTTTAGATGTACTTGATAAGGGATCAGGAGCTGTATTTGTAATACAAC ACGAAACATTCGATTCCGTTTCTGGTGATAAATTGTCTACAGGACAGATGTCAGTGTTTGCAGTTGGAAGCGGTGGATTTCAAGGAAAACGAACATCTTCCAACATTGTGCCAACGATTGAACCGCCTAATCGGAAACCGGATGCAACGGTTACTCAACAAACTAGTTACGATCAG GCAGCATTATACAGATTGAGTGGCGACACGAATCCTTTACACATAGATGCGAATATGGCAATGATCGGTGGTCACAAAAGACCAATTCTGCATGGCTTGTGTTCTTTTGGATTTTCTGTCCGTCATGTCCTTCAAACTTATGCCGACGGCGATCCAAGTGCATTCAAAGCTATTAAG gTGCGTTTTGCAAAACCTGTCCTTCCGGGTCAGACCTTGCGAACTGACATGTGGCAAAATGGAAATAGAATACATTTCCAAACATACATTACAGAAACAAATGTACCAGTCTTGACAg GTGCGTACATCGATTTAAAAGAAGTGAAAATTAAACAACTTGAAGTAAATTCTTGTTCCGGCAGTGAAAGCCTTGAAAGCGATGCGGTATTCAAGACTATAGGTGAATACGTGAAAACAAATCAGGAAGAAGTAAAAAGGGTCAATGCTGTCTTTGTTTATCACATTTTGTCAAAGGGAACGCAGCAAGCAACATGGA CTTTGGACTTGAAGAAAGCCGAATTGTATAAAGGAGAACCTACATCAGGGAAAGCCGACGCAACGCTGACAATTGAGGACACAGACATGATTCAAATG GCTTTGGGTAAACTGAACCCTCAGATGGCATTCATGCGAGGAAAACTAAAGATTACTGGAAATATCATGCTTACTCAGAAATTAAGGACTCTTATGGAAGCCGCTAAATCGAAATTGTAA
- the LOC143215801 gene encoding uncharacterized protein LOC143215801 isoform X2, with translation MNLNIIFIGINPSLMAAHRGRYYAGPGNHFYKLLHESGLTPRCLKYEEDYKLPRYGIGLTNIVARATRSSADLKRTEIKEGSETVKEKLKTYKPKIAVFNGKCIYDVFVNKSNDFHFGLQPERIEDVALWVTPSSSARCANFPKMTDKLHFFTALNKYLEFLKGQIQGIDTSEFLFEGKCKQFIPRTSKMWRRKNISAFLNGGRIANKDTACLDTSDENVAIACSTEFIVKRVETNENDESKETLCIDKVESMQNSEETTMRGPVKTFFKKDIPLQKEKPVYLHSQINDIDCIDSNNCRKSIESDCMEKRNLEKLSQKPITVKYFVKNQHNESNFISLIKQRLENKEHNPINQKTNLKKKQTN, from the coding sequence atgaatttgaacattattttcATCGGAATCAATCCTAGCTTGATGGCAGCGCATCGTGGTAGATATTATGCAGGTCCTGGTAATCATTTTTACAAGCTTTTGCATGAGTCAGGTCTAACACCTCGATGTCTGAAATACGAAGAAGATTATAAACTTCCTCGATATGGGATCGGTCTGACGAATATTGTTGCTCGGGCTACAAGATCTTCCGCTGATCTCAAGCGAACAGAAatcaaagaaggtagtgaaaCGGTAAAGGAAAAACTGAAGACTTATAAACCAAAGATCGCTGTGTTCAATGGCAAATGTATCTACGATGTGTTTGTCAATAAAAGCAATGATTTCCATTTTGGGTTACAACCCGAACGTATCGAAGATGTTGCGCTTTGGGTCACGCCGTCGAGTAGCGCTCGTTGTGCTAATTTTCCTAAAATGACAgataaattacattttttcaccgccttaaataagtatttagaatttttgaaagGACAGATACAAGGCATTGATACGagcgaatttttatttgaagGAAAGTGTAAACAATTTATACCGAGAACTTCGAAAATGTGGAGGCGAAAAAATATATCTGCCTTCTTAAATGGAGGACGAATCGCCAACAAAGATACAGCATGTCTTGATACATCCGATGAAAATGTGGCTATAGCCTGCAGTACAGAATTTATTGTAAAACGTGTAGAAACCAATGAAAACGATGAATCTAAAGAAACGCTCTGTATAGACAAAGTAGAATCTATGCAAAATTCAGAGGAGACTACTATGCGAGGACctgttaaaacattttttaaaaaagatatACCTTTGCAGAAGGAAAAACCAGTATATTTACACAGTCAAATTAATGATATTGATTGTATCGATAGTAATAATTGCCGAAAAAGCATAGAAAGCGATTGTATGGAAAAAAGAAACTTGGAAAAACTCTCCCAAAAACCTATCAcggtaaaatattttgttaaaaaccaGCATAACGAATCAAATTTCATAAGTTTGATAAAGCAAAGACTAGAAAATAAGGAACATAATCCTATCAaccaaaaaacaaatttaaaaaaaaaacagacaaACTAG
- the LOC143215801 gene encoding uncharacterized protein LOC143215801 isoform X1 yields the protein MSTLKLNKLKRRTLIEKPERPKKRIDRFDGLSEEEVQRYTLPDYLEMNLNIIFIGINPSLMAAHRGRYYAGPGNHFYKLLHESGLTPRCLKYEEDYKLPRYGIGLTNIVARATRSSADLKRTEIKEGSETVKEKLKTYKPKIAVFNGKCIYDVFVNKSNDFHFGLQPERIEDVALWVTPSSSARCANFPKMTDKLHFFTALNKYLEFLKGQIQGIDTSEFLFEGKCKQFIPRTSKMWRRKNISAFLNGGRIANKDTACLDTSDENVAIACSTEFIVKRVETNENDESKETLCIDKVESMQNSEETTMRGPVKTFFKKDIPLQKEKPVYLHSQINDIDCIDSNNCRKSIESDCMEKRNLEKLSQKPITVKYFVKNQHNESNFISLIKQRLENKEHNPINQKTNLKKKQTN from the coding sequence ATGTCCACCCttaaattaaacaaattaaaaagaCGAACATTAATAGAAAAACCGGAGAGGCCCAAAAAGAGAATCGATCGATTTGATGGATTATCAGAAGAAGAAGTGCAAAGATATACTTTGCCAGATTATCTCGAGatgaatttgaacattattttcATCGGAATCAATCCTAGCTTGATGGCAGCGCATCGTGGTAGATATTATGCAGGTCCTGGTAATCATTTTTACAAGCTTTTGCATGAGTCAGGTCTAACACCTCGATGTCTGAAATACGAAGAAGATTATAAACTTCCTCGATATGGGATCGGTCTGACGAATATTGTTGCTCGGGCTACAAGATCTTCCGCTGATCTCAAGCGAACAGAAatcaaagaaggtagtgaaaCGGTAAAGGAAAAACTGAAGACTTATAAACCAAAGATCGCTGTGTTCAATGGCAAATGTATCTACGATGTGTTTGTCAATAAAAGCAATGATTTCCATTTTGGGTTACAACCCGAACGTATCGAAGATGTTGCGCTTTGGGTCACGCCGTCGAGTAGCGCTCGTTGTGCTAATTTTCCTAAAATGACAgataaattacattttttcaccgccttaaataagtatttagaatttttgaaagGACAGATACAAGGCATTGATACGagcgaatttttatttgaagGAAAGTGTAAACAATTTATACCGAGAACTTCGAAAATGTGGAGGCGAAAAAATATATCTGCCTTCTTAAATGGAGGACGAATCGCCAACAAAGATACAGCATGTCTTGATACATCCGATGAAAATGTGGCTATAGCCTGCAGTACAGAATTTATTGTAAAACGTGTAGAAACCAATGAAAACGATGAATCTAAAGAAACGCTCTGTATAGACAAAGTAGAATCTATGCAAAATTCAGAGGAGACTACTATGCGAGGACctgttaaaacattttttaaaaaagatatACCTTTGCAGAAGGAAAAACCAGTATATTTACACAGTCAAATTAATGATATTGATTGTATCGATAGTAATAATTGCCGAAAAAGCATAGAAAGCGATTGTATGGAAAAAAGAAACTTGGAAAAACTCTCCCAAAAACCTATCAcggtaaaatattttgttaaaaaccaGCATAACGAATCAAATTTCATAAGTTTGATAAAGCAAAGACTAGAAAATAAGGAACATAATCCTATCAaccaaaaaacaaatttaaaaaaaaaacagacaaACTAG